Within the Pseudomonas chlororaphis subsp. aurantiaca genome, the region GGGCGGACTTCGTGGTCGCCGACGCCGCCGACCTGCTGCCAGGCGTCGAAAGCGGCCGCTACGACGTCGCCATCAATCACATAGCAATGACTGCGGAACTCAAGGATCGTTTCGACTTCAGCGAGCCTTACAGTTATTCCAGCGCACAATTGATCGTACGCAAGGAAGAAGAGCGCGCGCTGGGCAGCCTGCAGGCGCTCCAGGGCCAGGCACTGGGCGTGGCCCAGGGCAGCCAGTTCGTCGAGCAGGCGCGCACCGTGGAAGGCATCGACCTGCGCAGCTACCCGAACGCCCAGCAACCCATCAAGGATGTGGCGGACAAGCAGCTCGACGCCGCCATCAGCGACCGCCTGCTGATCCCCTATGCCATTCGCGACAGCCGCCTGCCGGTGAAGGAAGGCGCCAAGGTCGGGCCGACCCTGAGCCTGGCGATCCCGTTCCAGAAAGGTAATCCGGCGTTCCAGGCGAGCCTCGACGGCGCGCTGCAGCGCATCAAGGCCGATGGCCGGCTGATGGCGTTGTCGGAAAAATGGTTCGGCATGGATGCGAGCAAGCCGCCCAAGCCTTGATGCCGTAGTCGCTGCCGAAGGCACGTGATATCGCTGGCCCTGCGGACCTTTCGCAGCCTGCGGCAGCGGCTACAGGAGGGTTAGAGCGCCGCCAGGGCCGCGGCGGCCTCGGCCAGTTCCAGCTCGCTGAAGACTTGCACCCCGGCCCGCTTGAGCAAGGCGGCGGTGACGCCCTCGCCACTGACCTTGACCCCACTGAAGCAGCCGTCGTAGGTCAGCAGGTTGCCGCAGGACGGGCTGTTGGCCTTGAGCACGGCGATGCGAATCCCGTGTTCGCGCACCAGTTCCAGCGCCTGCCGGGCACCGCTGAGGAACTCGGCGCTGACATCTTCGCCCTCGGTGGTGATGACCTGCGCCAGGCCATCGAGCACTTCGCCGCCCTGACCGCCGGGTATTTCTGCGGCCGCCCGTGGCGTCGGCAGACCGCCGGCGACTTCCGGGCACAACGCGACCACCCAGCCTTCGGCCTGCCAGCTCGCCAGTTGATCGAACGGCCCGCTGGCGCCACCGTCGTAACGCACGCGGTGGCCCAGCAGGCAGCGACTGACCAGGATCTTGTGCATGATCAGAACGGCTCGTTGCCGCGCCGGCGGAACCAGCCCGTCAGGGACAGGCGCTCCCGGGTCGCGGGCAGGACTTCATGGGGCACCTCGCCGGAAAGGAACACCACCAGCCGGCCGCCAGCGGGATCCACGTCGTATTCGCTCTCGCCATCGAAGTACATGCGCAGTTGCCCACCCTGCTCCGGCAGCCAGTCCTGGTTGAGGTAGATCACCGCCGACACCATGCGCCGGTCATCGTCGCGGAAACGGTCGACGTGCTTGAGGTAGAACGCCCCTGGCGGGTACAGCGCGAAATGGCTTTCGAAGTCTTCCAGGCCGAGGAACAACCCACGGTTCAGCGCCTCGCGCAGGCTGTCCATCAACCCCAGGTAGGTATCGCAGCAGTCGGCCTGGCCGGGCTCGAGCCACTGGATGTGATCGCCGCGGATCCCTTCGCGAATCTCCTGCGCCGGGCCACGGCCGACCGCCGCCGGCGCCAGCTCGCCTTCGGCCGCGCGCTTGCGGCACTCGGCCGCCAGCTCCAGGGTCAGGGCTTCTGGCAGGAAGATGTTCTGCTGCGACCAGCCACGGGTGGCCAGGTCATCGACAATGCGTAACAGCAGCGGGTGATCAGAGGGTATTTGCATGGCGCGCATAGTATCCACACCCAGATGAATCCGACAGATCCTCTAGATAATTCTGACCAAGCAGCCTGGCGCTGTCTCTGTTCGTCGTTCGATCGGACAGTTTGCGTACTGAACCTGATACGAATTCTCGACAACCATCGCCTTGCCCCGGAGAATAGTGGGCTGCCGACAGGAGTCCTTATGCGCCGTTTGCTTTTTTCACTGTTGATGTTCTGTGTGTTGCCCGCCTGGGCAGACGGCCACGACCAGTTGTACAAGGTCGCCGGCTGGCCGGAACAACGTGCGCATTTCAACGATGCCCTCACCGCCGCCCAGCAGCGTTACCAGAATAGCCTGCCGCCGGCGGTCTATCAGGCGCTGGTCAATAACAGCAACCAGCGCTTCGCCCCGCAGGCCATGGACCGTCGTGCCCAGGCGCAACTGCGGCAGAACCTCGCCGACCCGAAACCGGCCCTGGCGTTTTTCCAGTCGCCGCTGGGGCGCAAGATCGTCGCCGCCGAACTGCTGGCGACCCGCCGCGACCAGTTGGCGAAAAATGCCCAGGGCCTGCCGAAGATGCAGGCCAGCGATACCCGGCAATTGATCATCGGCCACCTGGCCCGGGCGTTGCCGGCCCGTGAAGCCGGCGCGGAAGTCAGCCTGGCGATCGCCGGCGTGGCCGCTGACAGCCTGAGCCAGATGATTCCCGGCCTGCTGGGGGCCGGCCAGGCGCAGAACATGCTCAACGGCCAGCGCCAGCGGCTGATGGCGCAGATCGGCAACGACCTGAACAACACCCTGCTGTACGTCTATCGCGACCTGTCCGACCCCGAGCTGGAAGAGTTCGCCAACTTCGCCGAGTCCGCCGAAGGCAAGGCCTACTACCAGGCCGCC harbors:
- a CDS encoding DUF523 domain-containing protein, which gives rise to MHKILVSRCLLGHRVRYDGGASGPFDQLASWQAEGWVVALCPEVAGGLPTPRAAAEIPGGQGGEVLDGLAQVITTEGEDVSAEFLSGARQALELVREHGIRIAVLKANSPSCGNLLTYDGCFSGVKVSGEGVTAALLKRAGVQVFSELELAEAAAALAAL
- a CDS encoding DUF2059 domain-containing protein, translated to MRRLLFSLLMFCVLPAWADGHDQLYKVAGWPEQRAHFNDALTAAQQRYQNSLPPAVYQALVNNSNQRFAPQAMDRRAQAQLRQNLADPKPALAFFQSPLGRKIVAAELLATRRDQLAKNAQGLPKMQASDTRQLIIGHLARALPAREAGAEVSLAIAGVAADSLSQMIPGLLGAGQAQNMLNGQRQRLMAQIGNDLNNTLLYVYRDLSDPELEEFANFAESAEGKAYYQAALAAIRAGLAVGQSTSSLAP
- a CDS encoding transporter substrate-binding domain-containing protein; this encodes MRFLPGLILLLPLVSTYAQAELIDDVNDRGELRIALEANTPPFNFKDDGKLTGFEVELGQLLARELDVRADFVVADAADLLPGVESGRYDVAINHIAMTAELKDRFDFSEPYSYSSAQLIVRKEEERALGSLQALQGQALGVAQGSQFVEQARTVEGIDLRSYPNAQQPIKDVADKQLDAAISDRLLIPYAIRDSRLPVKEGAKVGPTLSLAIPFQKGNPAFQASLDGALQRIKADGRLMALSEKWFGMDASKPPKP
- a CDS encoding 2OG-Fe(II) oxygenase; this translates as MRAMQIPSDHPLLLRIVDDLATRGWSQQNIFLPEALTLELAAECRKRAAEGELAPAAVGRGPAQEIREGIRGDHIQWLEPGQADCCDTYLGLMDSLREALNRGLFLGLEDFESHFALYPPGAFYLKHVDRFRDDDRRMVSAVIYLNQDWLPEQGGQLRMYFDGESEYDVDPAGGRLVVFLSGEVPHEVLPATRERLSLTGWFRRRGNEPF